From the genome of Fusarium oxysporum f. sp. lycopersici 4287 chromosome 3, whole genome shotgun sequence, one region includes:
- a CDS encoding hypothetical protein (At least one base has a quality score < 10): MTAQRGTKKLVIVRNDAPDADNIAAFMLLLQWAKNAPDVELVIIFEPRPVDFSLAILEPDDQKQLDRLLKRHFPELGNPLKIRLNGLLTEQAISQVTNLSEEDRALLSMAVKPSKSSLEDAKLHDSLMARRLDSELHASLMARDLARCLNELPGTSRSQAKVTILVDMDALSDTSPVNLKCHAQEQLFNRTPEEIKIRQWYKNRIKEADEKLQNSSIDVGCLDFRHLAERIMAAEGAMLTEGASFNLLRRLVDEPGVAAKIDCVVQARVRTPKITMSTTSLCANNTLGKSAAYVLDSSHLFRNFVAVPTHTSQSISFSFYKLEENGFFSLARWILCFNRGEDPFKVAEGNVTLAGQHRDATIKLPDLAMILLTFDFEAYPRETSKVEVQVVQGESLLFVQSESGILAFLPKDGHIYKTVDLVALLTSVHKGQFRINWVT; this comes from the exons ATGACTGCCCAACGAGGCACCAAGAAGCTGGTGATAGTCCGCAATGACGCCCCGGATGCCGACAACATAGCAGCATTTATGCTTCTATTACAATGGGCAAAAAACGCGCCTGACGTCGAATTGGTTATCATATTTGAGCCTCGGCCTGTTGACTTTAGCCTGGCAATTTTGGAACCTGATGACCAAAAACAATTGGACAGGTTACTCAAGCGTCACTTCCCTGAACTCGGAAATCCCCTCAAGATTCGCCTAAATGGCTTGTTGACAGAGCAGGCTATAAGCCAGGTCACAAACCTCAGCGAAGAAGACCGGGCTTTG TTGAGTATGGCAGTCAAGCCCTCCAAAAGCTCATTAGAGGACGCAAAGCTACATGATTCACTCATGGCCAGGCGCCTGGACTCAGAGCTACATGCTTCACTCATGGCCAGGGACCTCGCAAGGTGCCTCAACGAACTGCCAGGAACATCTCGAAGCCAGGCCAAAGTAACCATCCTGGTGGATATGGATGCACTGTCTGATACGAGTCCTGTGAATCTCAAGTGTCACGCCCAAGAACAGCTGTTCAACCGCACTCCGGAAGAGATCA AGATCAGGCAATGGTACAAAAACCGTATCAAAGAAGCCGATGAGAAGCTGCAGAACTCCAGCATCGATGTAGGCTGTCTTGATTTCCGTCATTTGGCGGAACGGATTATGGCCGCAGAAGGCGCCATGCTTACTGAAGGGGCATCCTTCAACCTGCTTCGTcgtcttgttgatgagccagGCGTAGCAGCCAAGATCGACTGTGTTGTACAAGCA CGGGTCCGTACACCCAAAATAACCATGTCCACCACTTCCCTTTGCGCGAACAACACGCTCGGGAAGTCCGCTGCATATGTGCTAGATAGTTCGCATCTCTTTCGCAATTTTGTTGCTGTTCCGACTCACACATCCCAATCAATCTCTTTCTCATTCTACAAACTGGAAGAGAATGGCTTTTTCAGTCTTGCAAGATGGATCTTATGTTTCAATCGTGGCGAAGACCCTTTCAAGGTAGCGGAAGGAAATGTCACTTTGGCGGGTCAGCACCGCGATGCAACGATCAAGCTGCCGGATCTTGCGATGATTCTGCTTACATTTGACTTCGAAGCTTATCCGAGAGAAACCTCAAAGGTCGAGGTACAAGTCGTGCAGGGAGAGTCTCTGCTTTTCGTACAGTCAGAAAGTGGAATCCTAGCATTCCTACCTAAGGATGGCCATATATACAAGACTGTGGATCTAGTGGCCCTTCTGACTTCTGTGCATAAGGGACAATTCCGAATCAATTGGGTTACTTGA
- a CDS encoding hydroxymethylglutaryl-coenzyme A reductase → MAPDSRDKAQVLHDLADRFNHAADLQSGNLENVRIENCIGFCKVPLGIAGPLRLAGTPVLDDIYAPLATYEATLIASYSRGCKAFNASGGIHIETLSNGMSRGPVFVFQNPRRAVIFAQALPGMQNAFARWAEATSKHHVRLKTIEPSIIGSQVHLLCTYSCGSAAGQNMVTKATQYACEMLRESFADQYNILDFFIEGQLASDKKPSWGNVKKARGVETLVWGTISREVCQKILGCTTERLYMAQKTLKEGGIRNGQFGSNINTVNIIAAMFIATGQDTASTAEASWSHLTSELDPKTGALCMSLYFPSLPVGTVGGGTGYPMQKEALKMLRCDGDGPDQKERLAGLIAAFSLALDVSTSSAVANDTFTASHMRLARGETPQPHL, encoded by the coding sequence ATGGCTCCTGATTCACGCGACAAGGCCCAGGTTTTGCATGATTTAGCGGACAGGTTCAACCATGCCGCAGACTTGCAATCAGGGAACCTGGAAAACGTGCGTATCGAGAATTGCATAGGGTTCTGCAAAGTTCCGCTTGGCATTGCAGGCCCGTTACGCTTAGCCGGAACACCGGTGCTCGACGATATCTATGCCCCTTTAGCCACATACGAAGCTACCCTTATCGCCAGCTACTCTAGAGGATGCAAGGCCTTTAATGCCTCTGGCGGCATACATATTGAAACTCTGAGCAATGGCATGTCTCGCGGTCCTGTCTTCGTTTTCCAAAATCCGAGGCGGGCAGTCATCTTTGCCCAAGCGCTACCGGGTATGCAGAACGCATTCGCTAGGTGGGCAGAAGCGACTAGCAAGCATCATGTTAGGCTCAAGACTATCGAACCTTCCATCATCGGTTCGCAGGTTCATCTTTTGTGCACCTATAGCTGTGGGAGCGCGGCGGGACAGAACATGGTCACCAAAGCCACACAGTACGCCTGTGAGATGTTGCGAGAGTCATTCGCCGATCAATACAACATCTTGGACTTTTTCATTGAAGGTCAGCTAGCTTCCGACAAAAAACCCTCCTGGGGAAACGTGAAGAAGGCTCGTGGTGTTGAGACTTTAGTCTGGGGAACGATTTCACGGGAAGTCTGTCAGAAGATCCTCGGCTGCACCACCGAGCGCCTCTACATGGCCCAGAAGACTCTCAAAGAAGGCGGGATCAGGAACGGTCAGTTTGGTTCCAACATAAACACGGTCAATATCATCGCAGCCATGTTCATTGCGACCGGTCAGGACACTGCCAGCACCGCCGAAGCATCCTGGAGCCATCTGACCTCGGAACTTGACCCTAAGACTGGTGCGCTTTGCATGAGCCTCTATTTCCCGTCCCTGCCTGTAGGCACTGTCGGAGGCGGTACAGGATACCCGATGCAGAAAGAGGCTCTCAAGATGCTGCGATGTGACGGAGACGGGCCAGACCAGAAGGAACGGCTGGCCGGGCTCATTGCAGCGTTCAGTCTTGCACTCGACGTCAGCACAAGCTCAGCTGTCGCGAACGACACCTTTACTGCCAGTCATATGAGGCTTGCTCGTGGAGAAACGCCGCAACCGCATTTGTGA
- a CDS encoding hypothetical protein (At least one base has a quality score < 10): protein MPAHSPHEQREVSHNQFRDHTVIHQGNVQGNVYYGAPHPAARAEVVRVIPYPRNEDLVHRRDLIDRLDKLLPSTLGLRSAALWGLGGSGKTQIALDYAYRRCDADDDCYVFWVHADSEATFLADYKTIGKKLGIDERLDGTDLLDAVRNGIEARSKWLMILDNADNLRLFGVGQVKGEGMAENLYKYIPHALQGTVLWTSRDAHIAGTLVGARRGVEVQSMAVDEATTLLARVRDEPISTEQAVEEAGVDALLQELQCLPLAISQAGAYMRRMSMTAEQYLDLLRQGKTRWEVLKVSDADRHRRPEVSNSVLETWRISIERIRVESETSYRILHVVAYVDCQDIPHELVAATARRYDKEDEEDVISTGQVSDLEVLEAATRLTEFSFLSLRQTEDSGRRYEMHKLVQEAIRYGLRVRGSVATTIGNALRADEGPKEDEGYYCGKALQVVGDLFPSSEPTTWARCEEYLTHAIQVGEWAEVGGTETETANLLQRVSYFLYERGRWREKEPVNSRAWAWQTSRRHTMRRVDMRRPKGIYQEVLELRREVLEEKHPDTISSMADLAATYHAQGRYEEPEGIYQEVLELRREVLEEKHPDTISSMASLATIYHAQGRYEEAEKLKDKVLELRREVLGEKHPDTISSMAELAATYHAQGRYEEAEKLKDKVLELRRDVLREKHPDTISSMASLATIYHAQGRYEEAEGFYQEVLDLQRDVLGEKHPDTISSMAELAATYHNQGRYEEAEGIYQEVLDLQREVLGEKHPDTISSMAELAATYHNQGRYEKAEKLKDKVLELRRDVLGEKHPDTISSMAELAATYHNQGRYEEAEGIYQEVLDLQREVLGAKHPDTIQSMEYLASIQEALQQLPSLRVSPVSNNHKSGRKGSRV, encoded by the exons ATGCCAGCACATTCACCGCATGAGCAACGCGAGGTCAGCCATAACCAGTTCCGCGACCATACTGTCATCCACCAGGGAAACGTTCAAGGGAACGTCTACTACGGCGCGCCCCACCCGGCGGCCCGCGCCGAAGTCGTCCGCGTCATTCCATATCCCCGCAACGAGGATCTGGTCCATCGACGGGATCTCATCGACAGACTAGATAAGCTTTTGCCATCGACGCTGGGATTGCGCAGTGCCGCGCTCTGGGGCCTAGGAGGATCGGG CAAGACACAGATCGCGCTAGACTACGCATATCGACGATGTGACGCCGACGACGACTGCTACGTATTTTGGGTGCATGCCGACAGCGAAGCGACTTTCCTAGCCGATTATAAGACGATTGGCAAGAAGCTCGGGATCGACGAGCGGCTTGATGGGACAGACCTGCTCGATGCAGTGCGCAACGGGATTGAAGCTCGATCGAAATGGCTGATGATCCTCGATAACGCCGACAACCTGAGGTTATTTGGAGTGGGTCAAGTGAAAGGGGAAGGGATGGCCGAGAACCTATATAAATACATTCCTCATGCATTGCAAGGGACGGTGCTGTGGACAAGTCGAGACGCGCACATTGCAGGCACGCTTGTTGGAGCGCGACGTGGTGTCGAGGTGCAGTCCATGGCTGTAGATGAGGCAACAACACTTCTCGCAAGGGTCCGAGATGAGCCAATAAGTACAGAGCAGGCAGTGGAGGAGGCAGGAGTGGATGCTCTTCTGCAGGAACTACAGTGCCTCCCGTTGGCGATCTCACAAGCCGGCGCATACATGCGGCGGATGTCGATGACAGCCGAACAGTATCTGGATCTCCTCAGACAAGGCAAGACCCGATGGGAGGTGCTGAAGGTGAGCGATGCCGATCGACATCGACGACCGGAGGTATCGAACAGTGTGCTTGAGACGTGGAGGATCTCGATAGAGCGGATCCGAGTGGAGAGCGAGACATCATACCGGATATTACACGTGGTTGCGTATGTGGACTGTCAAGACATACCTCACGAGCTAGTAGCAGCGACGGCTCGTCGATACGAtaaagaggatgaagaggatgtcaTTTCAACCGGACAAGTCTCAGACCTTGAGGTTTTGGAAGCAGCCACACGCCTGACAGAGTTTTCTTTCCTCAGCCTTCGCCAGACAGAGGATAGTGGGAGAAGGTACGAGATGCACAAGCTTGTGCAAGAGGCTATACGATATGGGCTGAGGGTGAGAGGCTCTGTAGCAACAACCATTGGCAATGCATTGAGGGCAGACGAGGGGCCAAAAGAGGATGAGGGATACTACTGTGGCAAGGCGCTGCAGGTAGTGGGCGACCTCTTCCCGTCATCAGAACCTACTACATGGGCACGATGCGAGGAGTACCTGACGCATGCCATTCAAGTAGGGGAGTGGGCGGAGGTAGGCGGGACAGAGACGGAGACAGCAAATTTACTTCAGAGAGTATCATACTTTCTTTATGAACGAGGTCGGTGGAGAGAGAAAGAGCCGGTAAACAGTCGGGCTTGGG CATGGCAGACCTCGCGGCGACATACCATGCGCAGGGTCGATATGAGGAGGCCGAAGGGCATCTACCAAGAAGTACTAGAACTCCGACGAGAGGTGCTCGAGGAGAAGCATCCTGATACGATCAGCAGCATGGCAGATCTCGCGGCGACATACCATGCGCAGGGTCGATATGAGGAGCCCGAAGGCATCTACCAAGAAGTACTAGAACTCCGACGAGAGGTGCTCGAGGAGAAGCATCCTGATACGATCAGCAGCATGGCGTCACTCGCGACGATATACCATGCTCAGGGTCGAtatgaggaggctgagaaacTGAAAGATAAAGTACTGGAACTCCGACGAGAGGTGCTTGGGGAGAAGCATCCTGATACGATCAGCAGCATGGCGGAACTCGCGGCGACATACCATGCTCAGGGTCGAtatgaggaggctgagaaacTGAAAGATAAAGTACTGGAACTCCGACGAGATGTGCTCAGGGAGAAGCATCCTGATACGATCAGCAGCATGGCGTCACTCGCGACGATATACCATGCGCAGGGCCGATATGAGGAGGCCGAAGGCTTCTACCAAGAAGTATTAGACCTCCAACGAGATGTGCTCGGGGAGAAGCATCCAGATACGATCAGCAGCATGGCGGAACTCGCGGCGACGTACCATAATCAGGGCCGATATGAGGAGGCCGAAGGCATCTACCAAGAAGTATTAGACCTCCAACGAGAGGTGCTCGGGGAGAAGCATCCAGATACGATCAGCAGCATGGCGGAACTCGCGGCGACGTACCATAATCAGGGCCGAtatgagaaggctgagaaacTGAAAGATAAAGTACTGGAACTCCGACGAGATGTGCTCGGGGAGAAGCATCCAGATACGATCAGCAGCATGGCGGAACTCGCGGCGACGTACCATAATCAGGGCCGATATG